The following are encoded in a window of Clostridium thermarum genomic DNA:
- a CDS encoding tRNA (mnm(5)s(2)U34)-methyltransferase produces MFRYVNDVSNIAQNIIQNYCRSYDIAIDATLGNGHDTDFLSSLFKRVYSFDIQKQCILKYKDYNRENVVLINDSHEKIHQYVREEIDCAMYNLGFLPGGDKNITTNYKSTLLSIEDSLTLLKPNGLITIAIYTGHDTGKLEKNHLLHFVKNLPKNTYGVLHHTFLNRHNNPPELLVIEKK; encoded by the coding sequence ATGTTTAGATATGTAAATGATGTTAGTAATATAGCTCAAAACATTATACAGAATTATTGTAGGAGCTACGATATAGCTATAGATGCTACTCTGGGAAATGGACATGACACAGACTTTTTGTCCTCACTTTTTAAGAGGGTATATTCTTTTGATATACAAAAACAATGCATTTTAAAATATAAAGATTATAATAGAGAAAATGTTGTTCTGATAAATGATTCTCATGAGAAAATACACCAGTATGTAAGAGAAGAAATTGATTGTGCCATGTATAATTTAGGCTTTCTTCCCGGAGGGGATAAAAATATAACTACAAACTACAAAAGTACTTTACTAAGCATTGAAGATTCACTTACGCTCTTAAAACCAAATGGACTTATAACCATTGCAATTTATACCGGTCATGACACCGGCAAGTTAGAAAAGAATCATTTGCTTCACTTTGTAAAAAACTTGCCCAAAAATACCTACGGCGTCCTTCATCACACCTTTCTTAATAGACATAACAACCCACCAGAACTGTTAGTTATAGAAAAGAAATGA
- a CDS encoding shikimate kinase: protein MELKKSNIVLIGMPGCGKSTIGRKLSARINWNFIDVDILIEERTRKSIHEIFQSGEDYFRDIESNVIEELEHKTSTVISTGGGIVKREKNIESLRKHGFIIFINRSPEKILKDIDIASRPLLSTKKENLLKLYAERIDLYKKYSDIEVSNDCKLKATLNKLYLICKERGLL, encoded by the coding sequence ATGGAGTTGAAAAAGAGTAATATAGTTTTAATCGGTATGCCTGGTTGTGGAAAAAGTACAATAGGAAGGAAACTCTCTGCCAGGATTAATTGGAATTTTATCGATGTTGATATATTAATAGAAGAACGAACCAGAAAGTCTATCCACGAGATTTTTCAGTCAGGAGAAGATTATTTCAGAGATATAGAATCAAACGTTATTGAAGAGCTGGAGCACAAAACCTCTACGGTTATTTCAACTGGAGGCGGCATAGTCAAAAGAGAAAAAAACATAGAGTCCTTAAGAAAACATGGATTTATAATTTTTATAAACAGGTCACCGGAGAAGATTCTTAAAGATATCGATATAGCTTCACGTCCTCTGCTTTCAACGAAGAAAGAGAATCTTTTAAAACTGTATGCAGAGAGAATTGACTTATATAAAAAGTATAGTGATATAGAGGTTTCAAATGATTGCAAGCTTAAGGCTACTTTAAATAAACTTTATTTAATTTGCAAGGAAAGGGGACTGTTATGA
- a CDS encoding metallophosphoesterase — protein MKIAVLSDTHVKLNNINILMEFLKKLPKVDMIIHSGDLICYEAFEIQFILILAYFFIKERKNTSPMY, from the coding sequence ATGAAAATAGCGGTATTGTCAGATACTCACGTAAAACTAAACAATATTAATATTCTGATGGAATTCTTGAAAAAACTGCCCAAGGTTGATATGATAATCCATAGTGGAGATTTAATTTGTTATGAAGCTTTTGAGATACAATTTATATTAATCCTGGCTTACTTTTTTATAAAAGAAAGGAAAAATACTTCACCTATGTACTAG
- the aroE gene encoding shikimate dehydrogenase, producing MKQSYGLIGEKLGHSISPLIHQLIFEYCNLDGDYQLYELNRHQIGEFVKNTKLKGFNITIPYKIEITQYLDFIAEEAKAIGAVNTVNIVDNVFYGYNTDYYGIDMTFKRHNINLKDASAIILGSGGASAAVFQYLKDSGCTDITIVVRDKSKVVNSMYKNLNLLTYNQLSAVEKKDLLINCTPAGMSPNIDQSPVSCDFVKGFSFIFDLIYNPMKTKLLSFAEQCGIKHCNGLLMLIGQAVHAQAIWNNILVSDDLLEKLYNELSKRGI from the coding sequence ATGAAACAATCCTATGGACTAATAGGCGAAAAATTAGGCCACAGCATTTCACCTTTGATACATCAGCTTATCTTTGAATATTGCAACCTTGATGGTGACTACCAGTTATATGAGTTGAACCGCCACCAAATAGGAGAATTCGTAAAAAACACAAAGCTTAAAGGTTTTAATATTACTATTCCTTACAAGATAGAAATAACGCAGTATTTAGACTTTATAGCAGAAGAAGCCAAAGCTATAGGTGCAGTTAATACAGTAAACATTGTGGATAATGTCTTCTATGGCTATAATACAGACTATTACGGCATCGATATGACTTTCAAAAGACACAATATAAACTTAAAAGATGCCTCAGCAATTATTCTTGGCAGTGGAGGTGCTTCTGCTGCAGTTTTTCAATACTTGAAAGACAGTGGTTGCACTGATATAACAATTGTAGTAAGGGATAAGAGTAAAGTTGTAAATTCTATGTATAAGAACCTTAATCTCTTAACCTATAATCAATTATCTGCTGTTGAGAAAAAAGATCTATTGATAAATTGTACTCCGGCGGGTATGAGTCCCAATATTGACCAAAGTCCGGTATCCTGTGATTTTGTGAAAGGTTTTTCTTTTATTTTTGATTTGATATACAATCCTATGAAAACAAAGTTACTGTCTTTTGCTGAGCAGTGTGGTATAAAGCATTGTAATGGATTGCTGATGCTCATAGGGCAAGCGGTGCATGCTCAGGCTATCTGGAACAATATTTTGGTTTCAGATGATTTATTAGAAAAGCTTTATAATGAATTATCTAAAAGAGGTATATAA
- the safA gene encoding SafA/ExsA family spore coat assembly protein, with protein sequence MKKIFTLSVLFLSIFTVEVFAQPVVYTVKAGDSMWKIATKYEVGVSEIIAANPTIKNPSMIYPGQKLTVPTIDDIKAKEAEVVRLVNVERNKKGLAPLKANWQLARVARYKSQDMINKNYFSHTSPTYGSPFNMMETFGIRFSAAGENIAMGQKTPAEVVTAWMNSPGHRANILSPTYNQIGVGLATSSSGKTYWTQMFIKTM encoded by the coding sequence ATGAAGAAAATTTTCACTTTATCAGTTTTATTTCTATCAATTTTCACTGTAGAAGTATTTGCACAACCGGTAGTTTATACTGTTAAGGCCGGTGATTCCATGTGGAAAATAGCAACTAAATATGAAGTTGGAGTAAGTGAGATTATAGCAGCTAATCCAACCATTAAGAATCCCTCAATGATTTATCCAGGACAAAAGCTAACAGTACCAACTATTGATGATATCAAAGCTAAGGAAGCTGAAGTCGTTAGATTAGTCAATGTTGAAAGAAATAAAAAAGGTTTAGCACCATTAAAAGCCAATTGGCAGTTAGCTAGAGTTGCGCGATATAAGTCACAGGACATGATAAATAAAAATTATTTTTCCCATACTTCACCTACCTATGGATCTCCTTTTAATATGATGGAAACATTTGGTATACGCTTCTCTGCAGCCGGTGAAAACATAGCAATGGGACAAAAAACTCCGGCAGAAGTTGTAACTGCTTGGATGAACTCTCCAGGACATAGAGCCAATATATTAAGTCCAACTTACAATCAGATTGGCGTAGGCCTTGCCACCAGCAGTTCAGGGAAAACCTACTGGACACAAATGTTTATAAAAACAATGTAA
- a CDS encoding MurR/RpiR family transcriptional regulator, which translates to MDNEKQDLMRIIQVKFPRLSKGQKLIAEYILKHYDKAAFMTAAKLGTSVGVSESTVVRFANELGYSGYPTLQKALQELIKNKLTTVQRIELSNDFISEENALKGVLKSDMENIRATLEKINHKTFEDVVKSIFEAKTIYIIGLRSSTALAEFLGFYLNIILDNVKVVGYGISDIFEQMLNVSEEDLVIGIGFPRYANRTIEALTFAQSRSAKVVAITDSLLSPLAAQADFTLIAQSNMASFVDSLVAPLSVINALIIAVGLREKEKISTIFTNLEGIWEEYNVYTYKSKDDR; encoded by the coding sequence ATTGATAATGAAAAACAAGATTTAATGAGAATAATTCAGGTTAAATTTCCTAGATTGAGTAAAGGTCAAAAGCTCATAGCAGAATATATCTTAAAACATTACGACAAAGCCGCATTTATGACTGCAGCAAAGCTAGGAACTAGTGTAGGTGTAAGTGAATCCACTGTAGTAAGATTTGCCAACGAACTTGGATACAGCGGTTATCCAACCTTGCAAAAAGCTCTTCAGGAATTAATAAAGAACAAGCTTACCACTGTACAGAGAATCGAATTGTCAAACGACTTCATCAGTGAAGAGAACGCTCTTAAAGGTGTGCTTAAATCCGATATGGAGAACATTCGGGCCACTCTGGAAAAAATTAATCATAAAACCTTTGAAGATGTAGTAAAGAGTATCTTCGAGGCAAAAACAATTTACATAATTGGCTTAAGAAGCTCCACAGCTTTAGCTGAATTTTTAGGTTTCTACTTAAATATAATACTGGATAATGTGAAAGTAGTTGGGTATGGTATTAGTGATATATTTGAGCAGATGCTAAACGTATCAGAAGAAGATTTAGTTATAGGAATCGGTTTCCCAAGATACGCCAACAGAACTATCGAAGCTCTAACCTTTGCTCAAAGCAGGTCTGCAAAAGTTGTAGCAATTACTGACAGTTTACTATCTCCACTGGCAGCTCAAGCTGACTTTACGCTTATTGCCCAAAGTAATATGGCGTCCTTTGTGGACTCCTTGGTTGCTCCACTTAGTGTAATCAATGCATTAATTATTGCAGTGGGCTTAAGAGAAAAAGAAAAAATTTCTACTATTTTTACAAATCTTGAAGGCATCTGGGAAGAATATAATGTCTATACATATAAAAGCAAAGATGATAGATAG
- the aroQ gene encoding type II 3-dehydroquinate dehydratase, translating to MKVLVINGPNINLLGIREKSIYGSESYEDLCNLVAEEASKRNISVTIVQSNIEGELINFIHGAYDSYDGIIINPGAYTHYSYAIYDALKAVMIPTIEVHISNIHARDEFRSKSVTAPAAVGIISGFGLKGYVLALEAMLHIKQK from the coding sequence ATGAAAGTATTAGTTATAAATGGTCCAAATATAAACCTATTGGGTATCAGAGAAAAAAGCATCTATGGCTCTGAGAGCTATGAGGACTTATGTAATTTAGTTGCTGAGGAAGCCAGCAAAAGAAATATTTCTGTAACCATAGTTCAAAGTAATATAGAAGGCGAGCTTATCAATTTCATTCATGGTGCTTATGACAGCTATGACGGAATAATAATTAACCCCGGTGCCTACACACACTACAGTTATGCAATATATGATGCACTAAAAGCAGTAATGATCCCTACTATTGAGGTACATATAAGTAACATTCATGCAAGGGATGAATTTAGAAGTAAATCTGTCACTGCACCTGCAGCGGTCGGCATAATCAGTGGCTTTGGACTAAAGGGCTATGTTTTGGCACTTGAGGCCATGCTCCATATAAAGCAAAAATAA
- a CDS encoding pseudouridine synthase: MEERLQKYMAHCGIASRRKCEELILAGKVTVNGVVITELGTRIDPTGDKIYVDGVLIQPEERMRYIALNKPVGYVTTVKDEKNRPTVLDLIKVEERIYPIGRLDYNTSGLLLLTNDGDVYNRVIHPRKAINKVYVALVRGLITEDKIQRFKTGIDIGDYITAPASLEILSVSKNSTTVKIVIHEGKNRQIRRMCEKIGNPVLELKRVKVGNISLGNLPLGKWRELTAEEINYLKNL, from the coding sequence ATGGAAGAGAGATTACAAAAATATATGGCTCACTGCGGAATTGCATCCCGCAGAAAATGTGAAGAACTTATCCTTGCGGGCAAAGTAACCGTAAATGGTGTTGTGATCACTGAATTAGGAACACGCATTGATCCAACTGGTGATAAAATTTATGTGGACGGTGTCCTAATTCAACCGGAAGAGCGAATGAGATACATAGCCTTGAATAAACCCGTTGGATATGTAACAACGGTAAAGGATGAAAAAAACAGACCTACTGTATTGGATTTAATTAAGGTAGAGGAGAGAATTTATCCTATAGGACGACTAGATTATAATACCTCAGGACTACTATTGCTGACAAATGATGGAGATGTATATAACAGAGTCATACATCCACGCAAGGCAATCAATAAGGTTTATGTAGCCTTGGTCCGTGGTTTAATAACTGAAGATAAAATTCAGCGCTTTAAGACCGGTATAGATATTGGAGACTATATAACCGCTCCTGCTTCTCTTGAAATCTTAAGTGTCAGCAAAAACAGCACTACTGTAAAAATAGTAATCCATGAGGGAAAAAACCGCCAAATAAGAAGAATGTGTGAGAAAATTGGTAATCCTGTACTTGAACTGAAAAGGGTGAAAGTAGGCAACATATCATTAGGTAATCTTCCCTTAGGCAAATGGCGTGAGCTCACTGCTGAAGAAATCAACTACTTAAAAAATTTATAG